A section of the Ruania halotolerans genome encodes:
- a CDS encoding sigma-70 family RNA polymerase sigma factor: protein MNNSQHGGSAAFEEQSDDELLAMVRAGDTAAYSALYRRHLHAAVRLARRFAPAHDAQDVVQEAFLRILKVIHNGGGPREGFVGYLMRAVRNEFTDRSRRPKEVPVDDVEATTAPGEHVVLDGIDELLDRGLVTEAFSALPKNWQEVLWLTEVEGRTPRSLAAHLRQSPNAVAQLSRRAREGLRTAWLQAHVSVASADERCRQSAGLLGEYERGQLSPTRSARVEAHLETCASCTLALEELRDVSTRMRGLLIPVVLGSPSLLGSLSDAVVGSGPSAGAGGPPAGATAAATGVLTVGGAGAAHAAQGAGGAGVVAHAAQGAGGAGAAAHAAQTAGAAPAFLPGWLRHPGAARRWSITVAAAVVAVIVAVIVATGDPREDDRTGEPPDHAAPAAPSPDDNPVGDDEREATAEPTPPAESPDGFPGNDESETTESGTSSRPPRIDTAAPGPRQQQRDPDPASGPVTQPAPEPTPDPDPTPDPDPTPDPDPTPDPDPTPDPPTVTAPAGGTYAFPVALAGTAEPGALVRILNDAGVEVGSTTAAADGTWTMSPTPGQPDVATSYHAVQEVEGTASAPSSSTEPYTFSAPVILQPADGSTVGRVAAGGGELTVWVRIAVPAGHGYEVLVAGEPTYFPPAATDREVDHFIPADAGEHTYGTRFSDPDTGEIGALRETTFTAM, encoded by the coding sequence ATGAACAACTCACAACACGGTGGGAGTGCTGCGTTCGAGGAGCAATCTGACGACGAGTTACTCGCGATGGTGCGTGCCGGCGACACTGCGGCGTATTCCGCGCTCTATCGCCGCCACCTCCATGCCGCAGTCCGACTGGCACGGCGGTTCGCTCCTGCGCACGATGCGCAGGATGTGGTTCAGGAAGCGTTCCTGAGGATTCTCAAGGTCATCCACAACGGCGGGGGACCGAGGGAAGGATTTGTGGGGTACCTCATGCGTGCTGTGCGCAACGAGTTCACTGACCGGTCTCGGCGCCCGAAGGAGGTTCCGGTCGACGATGTCGAAGCGACGACGGCGCCGGGTGAGCATGTAGTTCTCGACGGCATCGACGAACTGCTCGATCGGGGCCTCGTGACTGAGGCCTTCAGCGCGCTGCCGAAGAACTGGCAGGAAGTGCTATGGCTGACCGAAGTCGAGGGCCGGACGCCGCGCTCCCTGGCAGCACATCTCCGCCAGAGTCCGAACGCCGTGGCGCAACTCTCCCGCCGGGCGCGCGAGGGCTTGCGGACCGCGTGGCTGCAGGCGCATGTCAGTGTTGCCTCCGCGGATGAACGATGCCGGCAGAGTGCCGGCTTGCTCGGTGAGTACGAACGCGGCCAGCTCAGCCCCACTCGGTCCGCCCGAGTGGAGGCGCACCTGGAAACCTGTGCCAGTTGTACCCTCGCGCTGGAGGAATTGCGGGACGTCTCGACCCGGATGCGGGGACTGCTGATCCCGGTCGTTCTAGGTTCGCCGAGCCTTCTGGGCAGCCTCAGCGACGCCGTGGTCGGGTCCGGACCCAGCGCTGGTGCCGGTGGCCCGCCCGCCGGTGCGACGGCGGCCGCCACCGGGGTGCTCACAGTCGGCGGCGCCGGTGCGGCGCATGCCGCGCAGGGTGCAGGGGGTGCCGGGGTGGTGGCGCATGCCGCGCAGGGTGCAGGGGGTGCCGGGGCGGCGGCGCATGCCGCGCAGACCGCAGGAGCGGCTCCAGCCTTCCTGCCGGGCTGGCTACGCCACCCTGGTGCTGCCCGCCGGTGGTCGATCACTGTGGCCGCGGCAGTCGTGGCGGTGATCGTGGCGGTGATCGTTGCCACCGGTGATCCGCGTGAGGACGACAGGACGGGCGAACCTCCCGATCACGCCGCGCCTGCGGCCCCTTCGCCAGACGACAACCCCGTCGGCGACGACGAGCGTGAAGCGACTGCTGAGCCGACGCCGCCAGCTGAATCGCCGGACGGGTTCCCCGGCAACGACGAGTCTGAGACCACTGAGTCCGGCACCTCCTCGAGGCCACCTCGGATCGACACCGCCGCACCGGGTCCACGGCAGCAGCAGCGGGATCCTGATCCGGCCTCGGGACCGGTCACCCAGCCGGCTCCGGAACCAACCCCCGATCCCGATCCCACTCCAGACCCCGATCCCACTCCAGACCCAGACCCGACGCCAGACCCAGACCCGACGCCGGACCCGCCGACCGTGACTGCGCCTGCCGGGGGCACCTATGCGTTCCCCGTCGCACTGGCGGGTACGGCGGAGCCGGGTGCCCTCGTCCGAATCCTCAACGATGCGGGCGTCGAGGTCGGTTCGACCACGGCCGCAGCGGATGGCACCTGGACGATGTCCCCCACTCCGGGGCAGCCAGACGTCGCCACCAGCTATCACGCTGTCCAAGAGGTCGAAGGCACCGCGTCCGCGCCGAGCTCATCCACCGAGCCGTACACCTTCAGTGCCCCGGTGATCCTCCAGCCCGCGGACGGGTCCACGGTGGGGCGCGTGGCTGCGGGCGGCGGCGAGCTGACCGTGTGGGTGCGGATCGCCGTGCCCGCCGGCCATGGGTACGAGGTGCTCGTCGCGGGCGAGCCCACGTACTTCCCGCCGGCCGCGACTGATCGGGAAGTCGACCATTTCATCCCCGCGGATGCGGGGGAGCACACCTACGGAACGCGCTTCAGCGATCCGGACACGGGCGAGATTGGCGCACTACGCGAAACGACTTTCACCGCGATGTGA